The following coding sequences are from one Anguilla anguilla isolate fAngAng1 chromosome 12, fAngAng1.pri, whole genome shotgun sequence window:
- the LOC118210135 gene encoding odorant receptor 131-2-like, translating into MQNLTEYPGNSTPNADLLIAIKISIVLPLFFVFLYFIVLMLHTLASQRQFWENPRYILFGYMLINDTLLVLCSVLLFLLFLAEFRLSFVLCMTLIFISTVTFQNTPFILATMSLERYVAIFYPLRRPAAWQADRIWAVILPTLLVSLVMPIIELCMGGRSPGASALTTLVLCRSKDLNNSPLLTLVKISLYGVFFLAVALAILFTYVRILREARRMRRDQEAVGKALYTVLLHGLQLLLCVMSFMQPVTDQASEVQARWLREEIHFLNYFCFALLPRVLSPLIYGLRDESLRTHMRRAVLCCSPAITTQHMGKPATH; encoded by the coding sequence ATGCAAAATCTGACTGAGTATCCAGGAAACTCAACACCCAACGCAGACCTCTTAATAGCAATAAAAATCTCTATTGTCCTCCCCCTTTTCTTCGTCTTCCTCTACTTCATCGTCCTGATGCTGCACACCCTGGCGTCGCAAAGGCAGTTCTGGGAGAACCCGCGCTACATCCTCTTCGGCTACATGCTGATCAACGACACCCTGCTGGTGCTGTGCTCcgtcctgctcttcctcctcttcctggccGAGTTTCGGTTATCCTTCGTCCTCTGCATGACCCTGATCTTCATCTCCACCGTCACCTTCCAGAACACGCCGTTCATCCTGGCGACCATGTCGCTGGAGCGCTACGTCGCCATCTTCTACCCACTGCGGCGCCCCGCTGCCTGGCAAGCCGACCGCATTTGGGCCGTCATCCTGCCCACACTGCTCGTCAGCTTGGTGATGCCCATCATCGAGCTGTGCATGGGCGGGCGCTCCCCGGGCGCCAGCGCCCTCACCACCCTGGTGCTCTGCCGGAGCAAAGATCTCAACAACTCGCCGCTCCTCACGCTGGTCAAGATCTCGCTGTACGGCGTCTTCTTCCTGGCGGTGGCCCTGGCCATCCTCTTCACGTACGTGCGCATCCTGCGGGAGGCGCGGCGCATGCGGCGGGACCAGGAGGCGGTGGGCAAGGCGCTATACACGGTGCTGCTGCacggcctgcagctgctgctgtgcGTCATGTCCTTCATGCAGCCCGTGACGGACCAGGCCTCGGAGGTCCAGGCGCGCTGGCTCCGCGAGGAGATCCACTTCCTCAACTACTtctgcttcgccctgctgccCCGCGTCCTCAGCCCACTCATATACGGGTTGCGGGACGAGAGCCTCCGCACCCACATGAGGAGGGCCGTCCTGTGCTGCTCCCCCGCAATCACCACTCAGCACATGGGCAAACCCGCAACCCATTAA
- the LOC118209112 gene encoding odorant receptor 131-2-like, producing the protein MQNLTENPGNSTANADLIIAIKISIVLPLFFVFLYFIVLMLHTLASQRQFWENPRYILFGYMLINDTLLVVCTVLLFLLYLAEFRFSFVLCMTLIFVSTITFLNTPFILATMSLERYVAIFYPLRRPAAWRADRIWAVILPTLLVSLAVPIIELCLGGRSPGASALTTLVLCRSNELNSSPLLTLVKISLYGVFFLAVALAIFFTYVRILREARRMWRDQAAVGKALYTVLLHGLQLLLCVMSFMQPVTEQASVVRARWLREQIPFLNYLCFALLPRVLSPLIYGLRDESLRTHMRRAVLCCSPAITTQHMGKPATH; encoded by the coding sequence ATGCAAAATCTGACCGAGAATCCAGGAAACTCAACAGCCAACGCAGACCTGATAATAGCAATAAAAATCTCTATTGTCCTCCCCCTTTTCTTCGTCTTCCTCTACTTCATCGTCCTGATGCTGCACACCCTGGCGTCACAGAGGCAGTTCTGGGAGAACCCGCGCTACATCCTCTTCGGCTACATGCTGATCAACGACACCCTGCTGGTGGTGTGCACcgtcctgctcttcctcctctacCTTGCTGAGTTTCGGTTTTCCTTCGTCCTCTGCATGACCCTGATCTTCGTCTCCACCATCACCTTCCTCAACACGCCGTTCATCCTGGCGACCATGTCGCTGGAGCGCTACGTCGCCATCTTCTACCCACTGCGGCGCCCCGCTGCCTGGCGAGCCGATCGCATTTGGGCCGTCATCCTGCCCACACTGCTCGTCAGCTTGGCGGTGCCCATCATCGAGCTGTGCCTGGGCGGGCGCTCCCCGGGGGCCAGCGCCCTCACCACCCTGGTGCTCTGCCGGAGCAATGAGCTCAACAGCTCGCCGCTCCTCACGCTGGTCAAGATCTCGCTGTACGGCGTCTTTTTCCTGGCGGTGGCCCTGGCCATTTTCTTCACGTACGTGCGCATCCTGCGGGAGGCGCGGCGCATGTGGCGGGACCAGGCGGCGGTGGGCAAGGCGCTATACACGGTGCTGCTGCacggcctgcagctgctgctgtgcGTCATGTCCTTCATGCAGCCCGTGACGGAGCAGGCGTCCGTGGTCCGGGCGCGTTGGCTCCGCGAGCAGATCCCCTTCCTCAACTACCtctgcttcgccctgctgccCCGCGTCCTCAGCCCACTCATATACGGGCTGCGGGACGAGAGCCTCCGCACCCACATGAGGAGGGCCGTCCTGTGCTGCTCCCCCGCAATCACCACTCAGCACATGGGCAAACCTGCAACCCATTAA
- the LOC118209109 gene encoding odorant receptor 131-2-like, which produces MSKNITQAALSVLSLVLNPRLLVVQGLMGIFLCVNFLMIFTFFKKETFRSNMRYIFFAHTLFCDTLFLAISDALLVVSFTRTPMPAGVCMVVYGFSSMLNFATPLTLTAMCVERYVAICMPLRHAEIATPRRATGCVFVIHALSSVMQVVIFSMVVSSAPVGFYAAPMNCSVEQLVVVRWQQDLRSALSQLYFLLMSVTIAFTYFRIMAAARAASADDRKSSAKGLRTVLLHAFQLFLCLIVLWVPLIETAVREVNFTVFLQLRYFDYIAFILAPRCLSPLVYGLRDEKFFQVLKSYALLRCYKTLLPTKIFSISEKS; this is translated from the coding sequence ATGTCTAAAAACATCACACAAGCTGCCCTCAGTGTGCTGTCGCTAGTTCTGAATCCGAGGCTGCTGGTAGTGCAGGGGTTAATGGGGATCTTTCTCTGCGTCAACTTCCTCATGATCTTCACCTTTTTCAAGAAAGAGACCTTCCGTAGCAACATGCGCTACATCTTCTTCGCGCACACCCTCTTCTGCGACACGCTGTTCCTGGCGATATCCGATGCCCTTCTCGTTGTGAGCTTCACCAGGACCCCGATGCCCGCCGGGGTCTGCATGGTCGTCTACGGTTTCAGCAGCATGCTCAACTTCGCCACGCCCCTGACTCTCACCGCCATGTGCGTGGAGCGCTACGTGGCCATCTGCATGCCCCTGCGGCACGCCGAAATCGCCACCCCGCGCCGAGCGACGGGCTGTGTCTTCGTCATCCACGCCCTGAGCTCCGTCATGCAGGTCGTCATCTTCTCCATGGTGGTCTCCTCCGCCCCCGTCGGCTTCTACGCCGCGCCGATGAACTGCAGCGTGGAGCAGCTGGTGGTGGTACGGTGGCAGCAGGATCTCCGGTCGGCCCTGTCTCAGCTCTACTTCCTGCTCATGTCTGTCACCATAGCCTTCACCTATTTCAGAATCATGGCGGCCGCCAGGGCGGCCTCCGCGGACGACAGGAAGTCCAGCGCCAAGGGTCTCAGGACCGTGCTCCTCCACGCCTTCCAGCTTTTCCTCTGCCTGATCGTGCTGTGGGTGCCGTTGATCGAGACGGCGGTTCGCGAAGTAAACTTCACGGTGTTCCTGCAGCTGAGATATTTTGACTATATCGCCTTCATTCTTGCCCCCCGTTGCCTCAGCCCCCTGGTGTACGGTTTGAGGGATGAAAAATTTTTCCAGGTTTTGAAGAGCTACGCTCTTTTACGATGTTACAAGACATTGCTCCCgactaaaatattttccatttcagaaaaatcttag
- the LOC118209110 gene encoding odorant receptor 131-2-like produces MQNLTEYPENSTANANLIIAIKISIVLPLFFVFLYFIVLMLHTLASQRQFWENPRYILFGYMLINDTLLVVCSVLLFLLYLAEIRFSFVLCITLIFVSTVTFLNTPFILATMSLERYVAIFYPLRRPAAWRADRIWAVILPTLLVSLAVPIIELCLGGRSPGASALTTLVLCRSKDLNNSPLLTLVKISLYGAFFLAVALAILFTYVRILREARRMRRDQEAVGKALYTVLLHGLQLLLCVMSFMQPVTEQASVVRARWLREQIHFLNYFCFALLPRVLSPLIYGLRDESLRTHMRRAVLCCSPAITTQHMGKPATH; encoded by the coding sequence ATGCAAAATCTGACCGAGTATCCAGAAAACTCTACAGCCAACGCAAACCTGATAATAGCAATAAAAATCTCTATTGTCCTCCCCCTTTTCTTCGTCTTCCTCTACTTCATCGTCCTGATGCTGCACACCCTGGCGTCGCAGAGGCAGTTCTGGGAGAACCCGCGCTACATCCTCTTCGGCTACATGCTGATCAACGACACCCTGCTGGTGGTGTGCTCcgtcctgctcttcctcctctacCTGGCCGAGATTCGGTTTTCCTTCGTCCTCTGCATAACCCTGATCTTCGTCTCCACCGTCACCTTCCTCAACACGCCGTTCATCCTGGCGACCATGTCGCTGGAGCGCTACGTCGCCATCTTCTACCCGCTGCGGCGCCCCGCTGCCTGGCGAGCCGACCGCATTTGGGCTGTCATCCTGCCCACGCTGCTCGTCAGCTTGGCGGTGCCCATCATCGAGCTGTGCCTGGGCGGGCGCTCCCCGGGCGCCAGCGCCCTCACCACCCTGGTGCTCTGCCGGAGCAAAGATCTCAACAACTCGCCGCTCCTCACGCTGGTCAAGATCTCGCTGTACGGCGCCTTCTTCCTGGCGGTGGCCCTGGCCATCCTCTTCACGTACGTGCGCATCCTGCGGGAGGCGCGGCGCATGCGGCGGGACCAGGAGGCGGTGGGCAAGGCGCTATACACGGTGCTGCTGCacggcctgcagctgctgctctgcGTCATGTCCTTCATGCAGCCCGTGACGGAGCAGGCGTCCGTGGTGCGGGCGCGCTGGCTCCGCGAGCAGATCCACTTCCTCAACTACTtctgcttcgccctgctgccCCGCGTCCTCAGCCCACTCATATACGGGCTGCGGGACGAGAGCCTCCGCACCCACATGAGGAGGGCCGTCCTGTGCTGCTCCCCCGCAATCACCACTCAGCACATGGGCAAACCCGCAACCCATTAA